The Arctopsyche grandis isolate Sample6627 chromosome 7, ASM5162203v2, whole genome shotgun sequence genome includes a window with the following:
- the LOC143914822 gene encoding uncharacterized protein LOC143914822, protein MANVSVNSDGLHRKRPLQQRASREMSAQRELIVSNNEEDDANMADVSVNSDGLHRKRPLQQRASREMSAQRELIVSNDEEDDATMADGGVNLADGSMDGDGLQRRRLWDYGDIPSSNTDQPPDDQFRKGSKDYSHLKNSEDENKEEEKHKDKEKDMAKSQEGLRDPVKISTPKDTVFTFKLGRSRIDVNSMEKKIEPWIEKRLTGCISELEPICVDFIYGKLLAEYLWGDGRFLGQSQRIAEGIG, encoded by the coding sequence atggccaatgtaagtgtgaacagtgatggtttgcacagaaaaagacctttgcagcaacgggcttcacgagaaatgtctgctcaaagagaactcattgtttccaataatgaagaggacgatgcgaacatggctgatgtaagtgtgaacagtgatggtttgcacagaaaaagacctttgcagcaacgggcttcacgagagatgtctgctcaaagagaactcattgtttccaatgatgaagaggacgatgcgaccatggctgatggaggtgtgaacctggctgatggaagtatggacggtgatggattgcaaagaagaagactttgggactacggagacataccgtcttcaaatacagatcaaccacccgatgatcaatttagaaaaggatctaaggattatagtcatttgaagaattctgaagatgagaataaagaagaggagaaacataaagacaaagagaaagatatggctaaatcacaagaaggattaagagacccagtcaaaatttcaacaccgaaggacactgtattcactttcaagctcggtcgtagtcggattgatgttaattcaatggaaaagaaaatagaaccatggattgagaaaagacttactggatgtatcagtgagctagaaccaatatgtgttgacttcatttatggtaaattactagcagaatatctgtggggtgacggcagattcctcggacagtcacagagaatcgccgagggcattggatag